The Pirellulales bacterium genome window below encodes:
- a CDS encoding type II toxin-antitoxin system PemK/MazF family toxin, with protein MTFGKIFICRFPFASGLASKARPVLVLFDVGLDVVICRITSAVHSDMLDIPVTGWAAAGLAKPSVIRLSRLVTAEKTLLFRRLGALSVTDQETVRTLWNANMML; from the coding sequence ATGACGTTTGGCAAAATCTTCATTTGTCGCTTTCCGTTCGCGTCGGGGCTGGCCAGCAAGGCACGCCCGGTATTAGTTCTGTTCGACGTGGGACTTGACGTTGTCATCTGCCGGATCACGTCGGCGGTGCACTCAGATATGTTAGATATTCCGGTCACGGGCTGGGCGGCCGCAGGGCTCGCAAAACCGTCGGTGATTCGCTTGAGCCGCCTGGTCACGGCGGAAAAGACGCTGCTTTTTCGTCGTCTGGGCGCGCTGTCCGTAACAGACCAAGAGACGGTTCGCACTTTATGGAACGCGAACATGATGCTCTAA
- a CDS encoding FHA domain-containing protein gives MATITLRILDGSDRGRSYDELLTPVTIGREEGNSIQLNDERVSRFHLKIQEDRDKIVVTDLESTNGTKVNGEDVQLRILRFGDLISVGRSVLLYGSREEISRRLAELRGENGDSVNTLEASESAGASEAKSSDLEANWEERLEIRDTLHNLEPPDMPQHLSPAQAAQMSELLEYLHNRIRALLESVKFKGAAERITLDFEQWQNLLDVQARLAGYLRSIGDPHEPHEPEE, from the coding sequence ATGGCCACCATTACGTTGCGCATCCTCGACGGCTCCGACCGCGGGCGCTCCTACGACGAACTTCTTACGCCGGTCACCATCGGCCGCGAAGAGGGGAACTCGATCCAGCTCAACGACGAGCGGGTCAGCCGCTTCCATCTCAAGATTCAGGAAGACCGCGACAAGATCGTCGTCACCGATCTAGAAAGCACCAACGGCACGAAGGTCAACGGCGAAGACGTGCAGCTTCGCATCCTGCGGTTCGGCGATCTGATCAGCGTCGGCCGATCCGTGTTGCTCTACGGCTCGCGCGAGGAAATCAGCCGTCGCCTGGCCGAATTGCGCGGCGAGAATGGCGACAGCGTGAACACGCTCGAGGCATCGGAATCCGCAGGCGCTTCCGAAGCAAAGAGTTCCGATCTCGAAGCGAATTGGGAAGAGCGTCTCGAAATCCGCGACACGCTCCATAACTTGGAGCCCCCCGACATGCCGCAGCACTTGAGCCCGGCTCAGGCCGCCCAGATGTCGGAGCTGCTCGAATACCTGCACAACCGTATCCGCGCGTTGTTGGAATCCGTTAAGTTCAAAGGAGCAGCCGAGCGGATCACGCTCGATTTCGAGCAGTGGCAGAATCTCCTGGACGTACAAGCCCGGCTGGCAGGCTATCTCCGCTCGATCGGCGATCCGCACGAGCCCCACGAACCCGAAGAGTGA
- the glp gene encoding gephyrin-like molybdotransferase Glp translates to MLSVDEALQRVLECTRRRPAARVPLADALGLVLAEDVASDIDSPPYDKSMVDGYAVRAADIVDGHAELDVLEEIMAGAVAAKTVVAGTCSRIMTGAPIPDGADAVVMQERTEFVDKFAEVLPLTPGTSPARGEGKISPPRRVRITDEPPRPGQNILRKGTSLRRGDVVLHSGRLIRPAEIGMLAEVGRAEALAIPRSRVAVLSTGNELVDAGKTPAASQIRNSNGPMLLAAVRQAGAEPVDLGISRDEPGPLRERLAQGLKYDLLIVSGGVSTGVLDLVPGLLTALGVREVFHRVRVKPGKPLWFGMRGDDVIGQTLVFGLPGNPVSSFVGFELFVKPAIARSSGRETRACHRMMPARLTSDFTHRGDRPTYYPGALETGEPTAVPAVTPLRWAGSADLRGLVDANALIVFPAGDRTFAAGEIINVEKLDE, encoded by the coding sequence ATGCTCAGCGTTGACGAAGCTTTGCAGCGGGTCCTTGAGTGTACGAGGCGGCGACCGGCGGCGCGTGTGCCGTTGGCCGATGCGCTCGGGCTGGTTCTGGCGGAAGACGTGGCTAGCGACATCGATTCGCCTCCGTACGATAAGTCAATGGTCGACGGCTACGCGGTTCGCGCGGCCGATATCGTCGACGGCCATGCCGAGCTGGACGTGCTCGAGGAGATCATGGCTGGTGCCGTGGCGGCCAAAACGGTTGTGGCTGGAACTTGCTCACGGATTATGACCGGTGCGCCGATTCCGGATGGGGCCGATGCCGTCGTGATGCAAGAGCGAACAGAATTTGTCGATAAGTTTGCGGAGGTTCTACCCCTCACCCCCGGCACCTCTCCCGCCAGGGGAGAGGGGAAAATCTCGCCGCCGCGGCGAGTGCGAATCACCGATGAGCCGCCACGCCCGGGCCAGAACATCTTGCGGAAGGGCACATCGCTGCGCCGCGGCGATGTCGTCCTGCATAGCGGCCGATTGATTCGGCCGGCCGAGATCGGAATGCTGGCCGAAGTCGGCCGGGCCGAGGCGCTGGCGATTCCACGCAGTCGCGTCGCCGTGCTCTCCACCGGCAACGAATTGGTCGACGCAGGAAAAACACCGGCTGCCAGTCAGATTCGCAATTCCAACGGCCCGATGCTCTTGGCCGCCGTTCGACAGGCCGGCGCCGAGCCGGTCGATCTGGGAATCTCGCGCGACGAGCCTGGGCCGCTTCGCGAGCGCTTGGCACAGGGCCTGAAGTACGATCTGCTGATTGTTTCAGGGGGCGTATCCACCGGCGTGCTCGATCTGGTGCCCGGCTTGTTGACCGCGCTGGGAGTCCGAGAAGTCTTTCATCGGGTTCGCGTGAAGCCCGGCAAGCCGCTCTGGTTCGGCATGCGGGGCGACGATGTAATCGGTCAGACGCTCGTATTCGGCTTGCCTGGGAACCCGGTGAGCAGCTTCGTTGGCTTCGAGTTGTTCGTCAAACCGGCGATCGCCAGATCGTCGGGTCGCGAGACAAGGGCATGCCATCGCATGATGCCCGCACGACTCACCAGTGACTTCACTCATCGCGGCGATCGGCCGACGTATTATCCGGGCGCTCTGGAAACTGGCGAGCCAACCGCAGTGCCCGCCGTCACACCATTGCGCTGGGCAGGCTCCGCCGACCTCCGCGGCCTGGTCGATGCGAACGCGCTCATCGTTTTCCCAGCGGGCGATCGAACTTTCGCCGCTGGCGAGATCATCAATGTGGAGAAGCTCGACGAATAA
- a CDS encoding aminodeoxychorismate/anthranilate synthase component II encodes MILLIDNYDSFTYNLVQRLGEIDPSLDIEVHRNDQITIDEIERKRPTHLIISPGPCTPKEAGISCAAVEHFTGKLPVLGVCLGHQAIGQATGGEIVRAVQLMHGKVDRIHHDGRGLFAGLPNPFEATRYHSLVIRPGTLSADYEMTAWSEMANGGREIMAISHKRFPVFGLQFHPESFLTHRGIDILRRFLEIRPVVADPAQPNSAGAMAGQQPASARSIPLQTLDTSIPADND; translated from the coding sequence ATGATTCTTCTGATCGACAACTACGATTCGTTCACCTACAACCTCGTGCAGCGGCTGGGCGAGATCGATCCCTCGCTGGATATCGAAGTCCATCGCAACGATCAAATCACGATCGACGAGATCGAGCGCAAGCGCCCGACACATCTGATCATCTCGCCCGGCCCTTGCACCCCCAAGGAAGCCGGCATCTCGTGTGCTGCGGTTGAGCATTTCACCGGCAAGCTGCCGGTGCTGGGCGTCTGCCTGGGACATCAGGCGATCGGCCAGGCGACCGGCGGGGAGATCGTGCGGGCCGTGCAATTGATGCACGGCAAAGTGGATCGCATTCATCACGACGGCCGCGGCCTGTTTGCCGGACTGCCCAACCCGTTCGAGGCAACGCGGTATCACAGCCTCGTGATTCGGCCCGGCACCTTGTCCGCTGACTATGAAATGACCGCCTGGAGCGAAATGGCCAACGGCGGCCGCGAGATCATGGCGATCAGTCATAAGCGGTTTCCGGTTTTCGGATTGCAATTCCATCCCGAGAGCTTTTTGACTCATCGGGGCATCGACATCTTGCGGCGGTTTCTCGAAATCCGTCCGGTTGTGGCCGACCCGGCGCAACCGAATTCCGCGGGAGCAATGGCCGGGCAGCAGCCGGCTTCCGCCCGCAGCATCCCGCTTCAGACGCTTGACACCTCGATCCCCGCGGACAACGACTGA
- a CDS encoding putative quinol monooxygenase — protein MLFLNVWLAVKNKDDVDQVRRLLTEAAGLSRQEPGCLRFEVYQSQNDAAKFLLHERWESQEALDRHRTAQAYTTIYQPRVMPLIHREGHPSDLVSG, from the coding sequence ATGCTCTTCCTCAACGTTTGGCTCGCCGTCAAGAACAAAGATGACGTCGATCAAGTCCGCCGGCTCTTGACTGAGGCAGCCGGGCTGTCGCGGCAGGAACCCGGCTGCCTGAGGTTCGAAGTCTATCAGTCGCAAAATGACGCCGCGAAGTTTCTCCTGCACGAACGGTGGGAGTCGCAGGAGGCGCTCGATCGGCACCGCACGGCGCAAGCCTATACGACCATCTATCAGCCGAGGGTCATGCCACTGATCCATCGCGAAGGGCATCCGTCGGATTTGGTGAGCGGGTGA
- a CDS encoding FliM/FliN family flagellar motor switch protein gives MDKLEQDAATPLSKTNHESSVPTGSVGSSRARSSGRLSSYTRSLLHIQVPVVVTLAAKKQPVGQIIELGPGSIIHFAKSCEEMLDLSVGGHRVAQGEAVKVGDKFGLRITSLILPGERFKAVGGKG, from the coding sequence ATGGACAAGCTCGAACAAGACGCGGCAACTCCGCTGAGCAAAACGAATCACGAATCGAGCGTCCCCACCGGAAGCGTCGGATCCTCGCGCGCTCGTTCATCCGGCCGCCTCTCCTCATACACGCGCAGCCTGCTGCATATCCAGGTCCCCGTGGTGGTGACGCTGGCGGCGAAAAAGCAGCCAGTCGGGCAGATCATCGAACTCGGTCCCGGCTCGATCATCCATTTCGCCAAATCTTGCGAAGAGATGCTCGATCTGAGCGTCGGAGGCCATCGCGTCGCCCAAGGCGAAGCCGTCAAAGTTGGCGACAAATTCGGCCTCCGCATCACCTCGCTTATCTTGCCGGGGGAGCGATTCAAGGCGGTGGGCGGTAAGGGATGA
- the nadA gene encoding quinolinate synthase NadA, translated as MPLILDSSRATFDLKPYKSLSNEELQDRISAIRAQMGPRLLILGHHYQQDEVIALSDLQGDSYQLSQMAAASTECRAIAFCGVHFMAETADVLVNRPERLAERGGLRVTVVLPDLAAGCSMADMAGIEQVENCWDELGQVIDTADITPVTYINSAASLKAFCGRHGGIVCTSSNAAAVLKWSFERTRRVLFFPDQHLGRNTAKGMGIPLDEMVLWNPHSDALGGNSADAIRRSRVLLWQGHCSVHAMFRTEHVDQLRAKFPGIKVLVHPECSMEVVDKSDVRGSTSKIIRTVDAAPPGTKWAIGTELHLVNRLKHAHPEQEIHFLSPVVCMCATMYRIDLAHLAWSLENLAAGTPVNVIDVDPETARWALVALERMLTVK; from the coding sequence ATGCCGCTAATCCTGGACTCCTCCCGAGCGACTTTTGACTTGAAGCCATATAAGTCGCTTTCGAACGAGGAACTCCAGGACCGGATTTCGGCGATCCGCGCCCAGATGGGTCCGCGGCTCTTGATCCTCGGCCATCACTACCAACAGGACGAGGTGATCGCGCTTTCGGACTTGCAGGGGGATAGCTACCAACTCAGCCAAATGGCGGCGGCGAGCACCGAGTGCCGGGCGATCGCCTTCTGCGGCGTCCATTTCATGGCCGAAACGGCGGACGTACTCGTGAATCGGCCCGAGCGGCTCGCCGAGCGCGGCGGGCTGCGCGTTACTGTCGTGCTCCCCGACCTGGCGGCCGGCTGCTCGATGGCCGACATGGCGGGGATCGAGCAAGTCGAGAATTGCTGGGACGAACTCGGTCAAGTGATCGACACGGCCGACATCACCCCGGTCACATACATCAACTCGGCAGCTAGCCTCAAAGCGTTCTGCGGTCGGCACGGCGGGATCGTTTGCACGTCGAGCAACGCAGCGGCCGTGTTGAAGTGGTCGTTCGAGCGAACGCGCCGCGTGCTGTTCTTCCCCGATCAGCATTTAGGCCGCAATACGGCCAAGGGAATGGGCATCCCGCTCGACGAGATGGTGCTTTGGAACCCACATTCGGATGCCTTGGGCGGCAATTCGGCGGACGCGATCCGCCGCAGCCGCGTACTGCTCTGGCAGGGGCATTGCAGCGTTCATGCGATGTTTCGGACTGAGCACGTCGATCAACTTCGCGCGAAATTCCCCGGCATCAAGGTCCTCGTGCATCCCGAATGCTCGATGGAAGTTGTCGATAAGTCGGACGTTCGCGGGTCGACGAGCAAGATCATTCGCACGGTCGATGCGGCGCCGCCCGGCACGAAATGGGCAATCGGCACCGAGCTGCACCTCGTGAACCGGCTCAAGCACGCACATCCCGAGCAAGAGATACACTTCCTATCGCCGGTCGTGTGCATGTGCGCGACGATGTATCGCATCGATCTCGCCCACCTCGCCTGGAGCCTCGAGAATCTGGCAGCGGGCACACCTGTGAACGTGATCGACGTCGATCCCGAGACGGCCCGCTGGGCGCTAGTAGCGCTGGAGCGGATGCTGACGGTCAAGTGA